From the Leptospira sp. WS60.C2 genome, one window contains:
- a CDS encoding bifunctional folylpolyglutamate synthase/dihydrofolate synthase encodes MQLIEFLNQRQNIEKTRNFNVFQNYSLDELKIVFDHIKSTPLAKSHKPIRISVVGTNGKGSTSHYLACLFSSLGYKVGLYTSPHLLSPLERFQIVEKGIPSLPSVELVNHCFQSYFLSDEKRYQSLSYFEFLTLFTYRFFGEQNTDVEIWEAGLGGRLDATKLVEADYVVLTKIGLDHSEILGNTKEAICQEKLGIIGGQCLALFALDEEVDSLPIPFENRPFAQKTKLHRILTSPKESYLEKNFEYAKEIITIIQPESRGRLVPTTFSEIERPKGRMEVLSNSPPVVFDPSHNPDAILTTTLEFSKSHPKFHLLLGSLPDKDLAGILAVLPDSSLESLCLWEGSGFGKFPPPKDNLRSKTFHLQTEGELVPFFQGRIPVLVLGSFRLYGIVANLIQNTINM; translated from the coding sequence ATGCAGTTGATTGAATTTTTAAACCAAAGACAAAACATTGAAAAAACAAGAAACTTCAATGTGTTCCAAAACTATAGTTTGGACGAACTCAAAATCGTCTTTGATCATATCAAATCCACTCCACTTGCCAAGAGTCACAAACCCATTCGAATCAGTGTAGTTGGGACCAATGGCAAAGGTTCCACCTCACACTACTTAGCTTGTTTATTTTCGAGCTTAGGCTATAAAGTTGGTCTTTATACTTCTCCCCATCTTCTATCACCCTTAGAACGATTTCAGATTGTAGAAAAAGGAATTCCCTCCCTACCTTCTGTGGAACTTGTCAATCATTGTTTCCAAAGTTATTTTTTATCAGATGAGAAGCGATACCAAAGCTTATCCTATTTTGAGTTTTTGACACTCTTCACATATCGTTTCTTTGGAGAACAAAATACAGATGTGGAAATTTGGGAAGCGGGACTTGGTGGTAGGCTTGATGCCACTAAACTCGTAGAGGCAGACTATGTGGTTCTCACAAAAATTGGTTTGGACCATTCCGAAATTTTAGGAAACACGAAGGAAGCCATCTGTCAGGAGAAACTAGGAATCATCGGAGGTCAATGTTTGGCTCTCTTTGCTCTAGATGAAGAAGTAGATTCTCTTCCGATTCCATTTGAAAATCGTCCTTTCGCCCAAAAGACAAAGCTTCATCGTATCCTTACTTCACCTAAAGAAAGTTATCTGGAAAAAAACTTCGAATATGCAAAAGAAATCATAACAATCATCCAACCAGAATCAAGAGGAAGACTTGTTCCCACTACATTTTCAGAGATAGAAAGACCCAAAGGCAGAATGGAAGTGTTATCAAATTCACCCCCAGTTGTCTTTGATCCCTCACACAATCCAGATGCCATTTTGACGACCACACTCGAATTTTCCAAATCCCACCCCAAATTCCACCTCCTCCTCGGAAGCCTACCCGACAAGGACTTGGCAGGAATCCTGGCAGTTTTGCCCGATTCCTCGTTGGAAAGCCTTTGTCTTTGGGAAGGATCTGGATTTGGAAAGTTCCCTCCACCCAAAGACAACCTGCGATCAAAAACCTTCCATCTCCAAACAGAAGGAGAATTGGTTCCTTTTTTCCAAGGCAGAATTCCGGTTTTGGTGTTAGGAAGTTTTCGACTTTATGGAATTGTGGCAAATTTAATACAAAATACAATAAACATGTAA
- a CDS encoding shikimate dehydrogenase, whose translation MYSKQTEIFGILGYPLGHTLSPWIHNTLFQLAEYDAVYLVFENEHWKEVGLKPLRDIGVKGVSVTIPFKEWAYTQAEKVCETSKTMASSNTLLFRNGIEAVNTDGMGAIQSILQKNEDLLNPMIHKKILVLGSGGSAKGILFSIAKELERSGSKDSIKRKVQILARNKDAISEIEQSLGNPYWLERTSKEEVTKNSGDYDLILHTTPVGMKGIGGDPILDSYFFTKKHTLFDIVYNPLETDLVKEAKKKKAEIIPGFHMLLYQGIKQFELFTQSKVKQKWIQKVESILLRELKKRK comes from the coding sequence TTGTATTCAAAACAAACAGAAATCTTTGGCATATTAGGATATCCCTTAGGCCATACCCTATCCCCTTGGATTCACAACACATTGTTTCAACTGGCGGAGTATGATGCTGTTTATCTGGTATTTGAAAACGAACATTGGAAAGAAGTGGGTCTGAAGCCTCTACGCGATATAGGTGTCAAAGGTGTTTCCGTTACCATTCCCTTTAAAGAATGGGCCTACACACAAGCAGAGAAGGTATGTGAAACCTCAAAGACCATGGCTTCTTCGAATACACTTCTTTTCCGAAATGGGATTGAGGCTGTGAATACAGACGGTATGGGAGCCATTCAATCTATATTACAAAAGAATGAAGATCTACTCAATCCTATGATTCATAAAAAAATTCTAGTTCTTGGAAGTGGTGGCAGTGCCAAAGGGATTTTATTTTCGATTGCCAAAGAACTGGAACGAAGTGGGTCGAAAGATTCTATCAAACGAAAAGTGCAAATCCTTGCCAGAAACAAAGACGCTATATCTGAAATCGAACAATCGTTAGGAAATCCATATTGGTTAGAACGAACATCGAAGGAAGAAGTGACAAAAAATTCTGGAGACTATGATCTCATCCTTCACACCACTCCTGTTGGTATGAAAGGCATAGGGGGAGATCCAATTTTAGATTCCTATTTTTTTACCAAAAAACACACGTTATTTGACATTGTTTACAACCCACTGGAAACAGATCTTGTTAAAGAAGCTAAGAAAAAAAAGGCCGAGATCATTCCTGGTTTCCATATGTTGCTTTACCAGGGAATCAAACAATTTGAACTGTTCACACAATCCAAAGTCAAACAAAAGTGGATTCAAAAAGTTGAATCCATTCTTCTCCGTGAACTTAAAAAAAGAAAATAA
- a CDS encoding glycosyltransferase family 2 protein, whose translation MRSIPLSCAIITLNEADNLSRTLSAISFVDDIVVVDSGSTDDTVEIAKSFGARVYYHKFDNYADQKNFAIEKTKHDWVLAIDADEVVSPKLKEEILDIFSKTHDNTKGYLVPRLTFYLGKWIRFGGYYPNYQIRLFQKSEGQFSSGLVHERVKLSGKPTKLKNPLFHYSYKNISDHLKFIDHYSSLFAEEEFRKGKRNSILWAFLKGCFKGFYMYWIRLGILDGKQGFVLALLGFYYNFLKYLKLYEKSNSVPSFFVMVDSIHDVKSKKTTKENSDQIHV comes from the coding sequence ATGAGATCAATTCCTCTCTCTTGTGCCATCATCACTTTAAACGAAGCAGATAATCTGTCTCGTACACTCAGTGCCATTTCCTTTGTGGACGATATTGTTGTTGTGGATTCAGGATCCACAGATGACACCGTTGAGATTGCAAAATCATTTGGAGCAAGAGTCTATTATCACAAGTTTGATAACTATGCGGATCAAAAAAACTTTGCCATAGAAAAGACCAAACACGATTGGGTGCTTGCCATTGATGCTGACGAAGTTGTGTCCCCCAAACTAAAAGAGGAAATTTTAGACATTTTCTCCAAAACACATGACAATACAAAAGGATATTTGGTTCCAAGGTTAACATTTTATTTGGGAAAGTGGATTCGATTTGGAGGATACTATCCGAATTACCAAATTCGATTATTCCAAAAATCAGAAGGACAATTTAGCAGTGGTTTGGTGCACGAACGAGTCAAACTCAGTGGTAAACCGACAAAACTAAAAAATCCACTGTTCCATTATTCTTATAAAAATATCTCTGACCATTTAAAATTCATAGATCATTATTCAAGTTTGTTTGCTGAGGAAGAGTTCCGAAAAGGGAAACGAAATTCGATCCTTTGGGCGTTTCTAAAAGGTTGTTTTAAAGGATTTTATATGTATTGGATTCGTTTGGGAATTTTAGATGGGAAACAAGGTTTTGTCCTCGCGCTCCTCGGTTTTTATTATAACTTTTTAAAATATCTCAAACTGTATGAGAAATCGAATTCAGTCCCTTCGTTCTTTGTTATGGTTGATTCGATTCATGACGTAAAGAGCAAAAAAACCACCAAGGAAAATAGCGACCAAATTCACGTTTGA
- a CDS encoding histidine kinase, translating into MEKISGMGKETSEISDHIKLHIENGKILSLKTHRVSKSVEEHIKEAVGLILDRLTYPTLVPTLYTIIKELAINACKANQKRVFFEERGYSMLNPSEYARGVREYREMFSEEMSNEFGMKAKKKGYYCLINFKYNDDGLTIEVINNTPIAKEEEKSIRERLEKGMMYDDIAQFYIDNADTSEGAGLGLALILIMLKGEGIDPNYFRIIIGEDSTIARLEIPLTEKFISSRDSNEP; encoded by the coding sequence ATGGAAAAGATTTCGGGTATGGGAAAGGAAACAAGCGAGATTTCTGATCACATCAAATTACATATCGAAAACGGGAAAATTCTCTCGCTGAAGACCCATCGAGTCTCTAAATCTGTAGAAGAGCATATCAAAGAGGCCGTAGGCCTCATTTTGGACCGTCTGACCTACCCTACCCTCGTTCCCACTCTTTACACCATCATCAAAGAACTTGCCATCAATGCGTGCAAAGCCAACCAAAAAAGAGTTTTTTTTGAAGAACGTGGATATAGCATGCTGAACCCATCTGAGTATGCCCGAGGGGTTCGCGAGTATCGGGAAATGTTTTCGGAAGAAATGTCCAATGAATTTGGTATGAAGGCCAAAAAAAAAGGATACTATTGTTTAATTAATTTTAAATACAACGATGATGGCCTTACCATCGAAGTGATCAATAACACACCCATTGCCAAAGAAGAAGAAAAATCAATCCGCGAACGATTGGAAAAAGGAATGATGTATGACGACATCGCTCAGTTTTATATCGACAATGCGGACACTTCCGAAGGGGCAGGGCTCGGACTTGCGCTCATTCTCATTATGTTAAAAGGGGAAGGCATCGATCCCAATTATTTTAGAATCATCATTGGCGAAGATTCTACGATTGCCAGATTGGAAATACCACTCACGGAAAAGTTTATTTCTAGTCGTGATTCTAATGAACCTTAA
- a CDS encoding S1 RNA-binding domain-containing protein, translating to MKGPSSEFDRLLEESFKKRQSIEPGSRHEAKVTAVKNDYVFIRTIENKVIGNISAEEWRDEVLPKVGDTLVVYFLKENSGDFYFTTCLSQDNLTEENLELANQFEIPVLGQMLQEGNGGWDVKLGGYTAFVPFSQLDVSLKGKNISGKRIKFIISEIGKKQTKILLSQKKIADKERETKKQLLRDELKVGMFVSCTVKSIHKFGLIVDMDGLDALVPQSEATYKKNVDLTTEFRVGETLRAKILTLDWSTNKISLSAKDFLSDPWSGKLPFKESDIISGTVESIKPFGLFVRLGEDFSGLVPNKETGVPQRTPLNTVFQPGQKLEVFVLEINPEKRQIALSISKASEAKDRMEYQEYLSKDETTSSMSSFGMALKKSLENQKK from the coding sequence ATGAAAGGCCCATCCTCAGAATTTGACCGTTTATTAGAAGAAAGTTTCAAAAAAAGACAATCCATTGAGCCAGGCTCACGCCATGAGGCGAAAGTAACAGCTGTTAAAAACGATTATGTGTTCATTCGAACCATTGAGAACAAAGTCATTGGTAATATTTCAGCAGAAGAATGGAGAGACGAAGTGTTGCCAAAAGTCGGTGATACACTCGTTGTTTATTTTTTAAAAGAAAATTCTGGAGATTTTTATTTTACCACTTGTTTGTCCCAAGACAACCTAACAGAAGAAAATTTAGAGTTAGCAAATCAATTTGAAATCCCTGTTCTTGGACAAATGTTACAAGAAGGGAATGGTGGATGGGATGTGAAACTCGGTGGTTATACCGCATTTGTTCCGTTTAGCCAATTGGATGTCTCTCTCAAAGGGAAAAACATTTCGGGAAAACGAATTAAATTTATCATTTCTGAAATTGGGAAAAAACAAACCAAAATCCTTCTTTCGCAAAAGAAAATTGCAGATAAAGAAAGAGAAACAAAAAAACAGCTGTTACGTGATGAATTAAAAGTGGGGATGTTTGTTTCTTGTACTGTGAAAAGCATTCATAAATTCGGTCTCATTGTGGACATGGACGGACTTGATGCACTGGTTCCACAGTCTGAGGCAACTTACAAAAAGAATGTAGACCTCACAACAGAGTTTCGTGTGGGAGAAACTCTCCGTGCCAAAATTTTAACCTTGGATTGGTCGACGAATAAAATCTCGCTGAGTGCAAAAGATTTTCTGTCGGATCCTTGGTCAGGAAAACTTCCTTTTAAGGAATCGGATATCATATCGGGAACAGTTGAGTCGATCAAACCATTTGGACTCTTTGTTCGCCTAGGAGAAGATTTTTCAGGTCTTGTCCCAAACAAGGAAACTGGCGTTCCACAAAGAACTCCACTCAATACAGTGTTCCAACCAGGACAGAAACTTGAGGTCTTTGTTTTAGAAATCAATCCAGAAAAAAGACAAATTGCTCTATCGATCTCCAAAGCTTCCGAAGCAAAGGATCGAATGGAATACCAAGAGTATCTTTCGAAAGATGAAACAACTTCTTCCATGTCAAGTTTTGGTATGGCACTGAAAAAATCTTTGGAAAACCAAAAGAAGTAG
- a CDS encoding tRNA (cytidine(34)-2'-O)-methyltransferase, whose product MEVALFRPEIPPNTGNIARLCVNAGVPMSIVGEPSFDLSEKAVRRAGLDYWKDLELYRYSSWEEFRDQKHAEGKRIFLVSKFGKKVYWDVSFTSQDVFLFGRETSGLPEEIHKGHPSDQIISIPMAEASRSINLSNAVAIILYEALRQEKTRTNP is encoded by the coding sequence TTGGAAGTTGCATTATTTCGTCCAGAAATTCCACCTAACACTGGCAACATAGCACGTTTGTGTGTGAATGCTGGTGTTCCCATGTCGATTGTCGGTGAACCTTCTTTCGACCTTTCGGAAAAAGCGGTGAGGCGGGCTGGTCTTGACTACTGGAAGGACTTGGAATTATATCGGTATTCGTCTTGGGAAGAGTTTCGGGATCAGAAACATGCCGAAGGAAAACGCATTTTTCTCGTTTCTAAATTTGGGAAAAAAGTGTATTGGGATGTTTCTTTTACATCACAAGATGTGTTTTTATTCGGGCGGGAAACTTCTGGCTTACCCGAAGAAATTCACAAAGGACATCCTTCTGACCAAATCATTTCGATTCCCATGGCAGAAGCGAGTCGGTCCATCAATTTATCCAACGCGGTTGCCATCATCCTCTATGAAGCACTGCGCCAAGAAAAAACACGGACTAATCCCTAA
- a CDS encoding ATP-binding protein, which produces MPFPLSRTELEKEIKALFSNGLSGNVNDFYSWVFMETQRKFKEAPDTTLEKVISVLDDFVKEGLIATNPIDPREYAITDTSPIVRKMGTSETFVILGALHFNPMQYVRTRLAYFLKRNGIDEEMSMDLCIATVEAVENAAKYGDGGGVEVTFQIDKQKVFSIEMINTVKDFNLEDDIQRGKFSSTATLMRGMMVMQKLFDSVDLEITDNRKQAILKATRKLT; this is translated from the coding sequence ATGCCGTTCCCTCTCTCCAGAACTGAGTTAGAGAAAGAAATCAAAGCTTTGTTCTCCAATGGTCTTTCGGGGAATGTGAACGATTTTTACTCTTGGGTGTTTATGGAAACCCAGAGAAAATTCAAAGAGGCACCAGATACAACTCTGGAAAAGGTCATCTCCGTTTTGGATGACTTTGTAAAAGAAGGACTCATCGCGACTAATCCCATTGACCCTCGGGAATATGCAATCACGGACACATCACCCATTGTTCGTAAGATGGGAACATCGGAAACATTTGTGATTTTGGGTGCATTACATTTTAATCCAATGCAATATGTGAGGACAAGGCTTGCTTACTTTCTCAAGCGAAATGGTATCGATGAAGAAATGAGTATGGACCTTTGTATTGCCACTGTGGAAGCCGTGGAAAATGCGGCCAAGTATGGCGATGGTGGTGGTGTCGAAGTCACCTTCCAAATCGACAAACAGAAAGTATTTAGCATTGAGATGATCAATACCGTAAAAGATTTTAATTTAGAAGATGATATCCAAAGAGGAAAATTTTCATCCACTGCCACTCTTATGCGCGGTATGATGGTCATGCAAAAACTTTTTGATTCAGTGGACTTAGAGATTACTGATAACAGAAAACAAGCTATCCTAAAAGCAACTCGTAAACTAACATAG
- the uvrB gene encoding excinuclease ABC subunit UvrB has translation MANFKMVSPFKAAGDQVKAIENIAKSFGEGKNKITLVGVTGSGKTFTMAEVITRVKKPTLILSHNKTLAAQLFREFKEFFPDNAVEYFVSYYDYYQPEAYVPSSDTFIEKDMSMNEEIDKLRLRATSSLLERDDVIIVSSVSCIYGLGSPEDYMNSVVMLHVGDKIDRDQIIRKFLHIQYARNDIDFSRGNFRVRGDTIEIMPSYQEEGIRIELFGDEIDGLSKIDPLTGKVKTKLDRVVVYPAKHFITSGPKIKDAIEKIKEEMAAQKEHFLKQGKHLEAERIESRTNYDMEMLLELGYCSGIENYSRHLTGRSEGERPACLLDYFPGKDFLLIIDESHVTLPQIGGMYAGDRSRKQTLVDFGFRLPSALDNRPLNFVEFEAMTPRTLYVSATPDDNEIQKSEAVFEQIIRPTGLLDPIVEVRPTNNQIEDLLNEIRLRIEQKERILITTLTKKMSEDLTDYYKEVGLKIAYLHSEIDTIERTEIIRDLRRGVYDCIVGINLLREGLDIPEVSLVAILDADKEGFLRNYKSLIQTIGRAARNVNGKAILYADRMTDSIKKAISETERRRSIQEEHNRKMGITPQTIRKEIHDILPREMAEEDSKEEALKDLEKEFTLKKYKTKDKLREALKREMLRYAQDLDFEKAAMFRDKMLALGPDKIET, from the coding sequence ATGGCAAATTTCAAGATGGTTTCTCCTTTCAAAGCCGCCGGAGACCAAGTGAAAGCAATCGAAAACATTGCAAAGTCATTCGGTGAAGGAAAAAATAAAATCACCCTCGTAGGTGTGACTGGTTCTGGAAAAACTTTTACCATGGCCGAGGTGATCACTCGCGTTAAAAAACCTACTCTCATTCTATCTCATAACAAAACCTTAGCGGCACAATTATTTCGTGAGTTTAAGGAATTTTTTCCTGATAATGCTGTAGAATATTTTGTTTCTTATTACGATTATTACCAACCTGAGGCCTACGTGCCTTCTTCAGATACTTTTATTGAAAAAGACATGTCGATGAATGAAGAGATCGACAAACTCAGATTACGTGCTACTTCCAGTCTTTTGGAACGAGATGATGTGATCATCGTCAGTTCTGTGTCGTGTATTTATGGTTTGGGTTCCCCTGAAGACTATATGAATTCAGTAGTCATGTTGCATGTTGGTGATAAAATTGATCGTGATCAAATCATTCGTAAGTTTTTACACATCCAATATGCTAGAAATGATATTGATTTTAGTCGGGGAAATTTCCGTGTTCGGGGTGATACGATTGAAATTATGCCTTCTTACCAAGAGGAAGGAATTCGCATTGAACTTTTTGGAGATGAAATTGATGGACTTTCCAAAATTGATCCTCTTACTGGCAAAGTAAAAACCAAACTAGACCGTGTCGTTGTGTATCCTGCAAAACACTTTATCACCTCAGGTCCGAAAATCAAAGATGCCATTGAAAAAATCAAAGAAGAGATGGCGGCCCAAAAAGAACATTTTTTAAAACAGGGCAAACACTTAGAAGCGGAACGGATTGAATCTAGAACCAATTATGATATGGAGATGTTACTCGAACTTGGGTATTGTAGTGGTATCGAAAACTATTCTAGGCATTTGACAGGAAGGTCGGAAGGCGAAAGACCTGCTTGTTTACTCGATTATTTTCCTGGCAAAGATTTTTTACTCATCATTGATGAATCCCATGTGACACTTCCACAGATTGGTGGGATGTATGCGGGAGATAGATCCAGAAAACAAACGTTAGTTGATTTTGGATTCCGATTGCCAAGTGCTCTGGACAATCGTCCTCTTAACTTCGTTGAATTTGAGGCTATGACACCTAGAACATTGTATGTCTCAGCCACTCCTGATGACAACGAGATCCAAAAAAGTGAAGCCGTCTTCGAACAAATCATTCGTCCGACAGGACTTCTTGATCCGATTGTCGAAGTAAGACCTACTAACAATCAAATTGAAGACCTTTTGAATGAAATTCGATTGCGAATCGAACAAAAAGAGAGAATTCTAATCACCACTCTCACAAAAAAGATGTCTGAAGATTTAACAGACTACTACAAAGAAGTGGGTTTAAAAATCGCATACCTCCATTCCGAAATTGATACCATCGAACGAACGGAAATCATTCGAGACCTCAGGAGAGGTGTCTATGATTGTATTGTCGGAATCAACTTACTCAGAGAAGGATTGGATATCCCTGAGGTGTCTTTAGTTGCCATCTTGGATGCAGATAAGGAAGGGTTTTTACGTAATTATAAATCACTGATCCAAACGATTGGCCGTGCCGCAAGGAACGTGAATGGAAAAGCAATTTTGTATGCCGATCGGATGACAGATTCCATCAAAAAAGCCATCAGTGAAACCGAAAGACGTCGTTCCATTCAAGAAGAACACAATCGTAAAATGGGAATCACACCGCAAACGATCAGAAAGGAAATTCATGATATCCTTCCACGCGAGATGGCGGAAGAGGATAGTAAGGAAGAAGCCTTAAAAGATTTAGAAAAAGAATTTACCTTGAAGAAATACAAAACCAAAGACAAGTTACGGGAAGCATTGAAACGGGAGATGTTGCGATATGCACAGGATCTCGATTTTGAAAAGGCAGCAATGTTTCGCGATAAAATGTTAGCACTTGGTCCAGATAAAATTGAAACGTAA
- a CDS encoding transglycosylase domain-containing protein, with the protein MNHKNHSFYLILEVLYGHITDLLRYIWRKKNQVITIGLIVGVFLTFFFLGGAYVVWSGEEARVHKSLEKYRSEVSNFYDSFQPKSVKILDRSGKVMGEFYRRNFRPIRTDNLAKHNVIVWAVLSSEDREFFSHSGLNYTAILRAVVTNLVQFRLSQGGSTISQQLAKLTLNLGKRNLFNKLTELYCTFYIESQYSKEEILTMYLNQIFLGEGNTGVEEAARYYFRKPASELSPEEAALLVGIIPAPSVYNPVRNLGIALSRQKRVLYDMARNPELHPSQKDIPVKFSESIEVNLKRFRTIYKVKETKDEDGNPKYSSEIGKYGADKDFRVNLAPDFNTEIRRFILEKFSNEDLEERGLLVYTTLDLEKQRFAEEALRIGVDSVRGDLSKQESEYQSKGKTELAEVTRSILPQLSGSMISLDPETGDVEALVGGYKISNVFRFNRAEEAKRQPGSTIKALVYALAFEKRIVNPSSKIKDEKLDISGYSPKNWYKGYKGEITVRQALAQSVNTVSVKLLNEVGISYFIQKISAILSIPEEEAEQRFQRNLSLALGSGELSPMELSVIYATLMNGGRRVTPRKIIKITDMDGNEFYNTVPNEAAEQILDPVACAMAINTLQSVLTEEGTMTLKRKEGEPFLYAGKTGTVQSPKLKSSKWKGIKGVRDVWFAGLTPRNVTVVWVGHDEGAPFPGSGSGVSGGIWYKYIQNVKAKLGMGNQLIPSFVGDFVKVDVCADDGTLIENNPEYVCKVPLYAQYYYIGDLPPKRVGFNKPEILPPTLTQPNLTEEDESEISTYESDGTKSQPTAVDSVELEPPLIDNRRVRYTEENP; encoded by the coding sequence ATGAATCATAAAAATCATTCCTTTTATTTAATTTTGGAAGTTTTATATGGCCATATAACTGATCTTTTGCGATATATTTGGCGCAAAAAAAATCAAGTGATCACCATTGGGCTTATTGTGGGAGTCTTTTTGACGTTTTTCTTTTTAGGTGGTGCTTACGTAGTCTGGTCAGGAGAAGAAGCGAGGGTTCACAAATCTCTAGAAAAATACCGATCAGAAGTCTCTAATTTTTACGATAGTTTCCAACCGAAGTCTGTAAAGATTTTAGACCGTAGTGGAAAAGTGATGGGGGAATTTTACAGACGTAACTTTCGTCCCATCCGCACGGATAATTTGGCAAAACACAATGTGATCGTTTGGGCAGTTCTTTCCTCTGAGGATAGAGAGTTTTTTTCTCACTCAGGGTTGAACTATACCGCCATTTTACGTGCTGTTGTTACCAACTTAGTGCAATTTCGGTTGTCTCAAGGTGGCTCCACCATCTCACAGCAGTTAGCTAAACTCACCCTCAATCTTGGAAAGCGTAATTTATTTAACAAACTGACCGAGTTGTATTGTACGTTCTATATTGAAAGCCAATATTCAAAAGAAGAAATTTTGACTATGTACCTCAACCAAATCTTCTTGGGAGAAGGAAACACAGGTGTGGAAGAAGCTGCCAGATATTACTTTCGTAAACCTGCATCAGAACTAAGTCCAGAAGAGGCTGCACTTCTTGTGGGGATCATTCCTGCACCGAGTGTTTACAATCCAGTTCGGAATCTGGGGATTGCTCTCTCGCGCCAAAAACGAGTGTTATATGATATGGCGCGTAATCCTGAACTGCATCCTTCACAGAAAGACATCCCAGTGAAATTTTCTGAATCCATCGAGGTCAATTTAAAACGGTTTCGTACGATTTATAAAGTAAAAGAAACAAAGGACGAGGATGGGAATCCTAAATACTCAAGTGAGATTGGTAAATACGGAGCAGATAAAGACTTCCGTGTCAATCTAGCTCCTGATTTTAATACCGAAATTCGTCGATTTATTTTAGAGAAATTTTCAAACGAAGATTTGGAAGAACGAGGTCTTCTTGTTTATACCACCTTAGATCTCGAAAAACAGAGGTTTGCTGAAGAAGCCTTGAGAATTGGTGTTGATTCTGTGCGTGGCGATTTGTCGAAACAAGAATCAGAATACCAATCTAAAGGAAAAACCGAATTAGCTGAGGTAACACGAAGTATTCTGCCACAATTGAGTGGTTCTATGATTTCCCTTGATCCAGAAACGGGTGATGTGGAAGCACTTGTGGGTGGGTATAAAATCTCCAATGTGTTTCGATTCAATCGAGCAGAGGAAGCAAAACGCCAACCTGGTTCCACGATCAAGGCTTTGGTCTACGCCCTTGCTTTTGAAAAAAGAATCGTGAATCCTTCTTCTAAAATCAAAGATGAAAAATTAGACATATCAGGATATTCTCCCAAAAACTGGTACAAAGGTTACAAAGGAGAGATTACAGTCAGACAAGCGTTAGCACAGTCTGTGAATACAGTATCAGTCAAACTTCTGAATGAAGTTGGAATCTCCTATTTCATTCAAAAAATAAGTGCGATTCTTTCTATTCCGGAAGAAGAAGCAGAACAAAGGTTTCAACGAAATCTTTCCTTAGCCCTTGGTTCTGGGGAATTGAGTCCGATGGAATTGTCAGTGATTTATGCAACACTGATGAATGGGGGAAGGCGAGTCACTCCCAGAAAAATCATCAAAATCACTGATATGGATGGAAACGAGTTTTATAATACAGTTCCTAATGAGGCCGCAGAACAAATCTTGGATCCTGTTGCTTGCGCTATGGCAATTAATACTCTTCAGTCTGTTTTAACGGAAGAAGGAACCATGACTCTGAAACGGAAAGAAGGGGAACCCTTTTTATATGCCGGTAAAACAGGAACAGTCCAATCTCCAAAACTCAAATCCTCGAAATGGAAAGGAATCAAAGGTGTGCGGGATGTTTGGTTTGCAGGTCTCACACCTAGGAATGTAACGGTCGTTTGGGTAGGTCATGATGAAGGAGCACCTTTCCCTGGCTCTGGTTCAGGAGTGTCTGGAGGGATTTGGTACAAATACATCCAAAATGTGAAAGCTAAACTTGGTATGGGAAATCAACTCATTCCAAGTTTTGTAGGCGATTTTGTAAAAGTGGATGTTTGTGCTGATGATGGGACCTTGATCGAAAACAATCCTGAGTATGTCTGTAAAGTTCCATTGTATGCACAATATTATTATATTGGTGATTTACCACCAAAACGAGTTGGATTTAACAAACCAGAAATATTGCCTCCTACTCTTACCCAACCTAACCTAACAGAAGAAGATGAATCAGAGATTTCTACGTATGAATCGGATGGAACAAAATCACAACCAACAGCTGTAGACTCTGTCGAATTGGAACCACCTCTTATAGATAATCGGCGAGTTCGGTATACCGAAGAAAATCCTTAG